One Lycium barbarum isolate Lr01 chromosome 5, ASM1917538v2, whole genome shotgun sequence genomic window carries:
- the LOC132640648 gene encoding uncharacterized protein LOC132640648 isoform X1: MVKVTISLTIDITIVNSWNSHASALANLGAKSSITKLLTWITDPLSPGILRFDCSPQLGSGSPSEFGQKSFFLAGVVNAITQELCSNTLECVINRLKMAAQNFLSLETSGRSSQDRRDVMIKLHCIFQDNHIFITRLIILSLIDYICDKT; the protein is encoded by the exons ATGGTGAAG GTGACGATATCCTTAACTATTGATATTACTATTGTAAATTCTTGGAACTCGCATGCTTCAGCTTTGGCTAATTTAGGAGCCAAATCATCAATAACCAAACTTCTAACCTGGATCACGGATCCATTAAG CCCAGGTATCCTAAGATTTGATTGCTCCCCTCAATTGGGAAGTGGCAGCCCTTCCGAATTTGGACAAAAATCTTTTTTCCTTGCTGGTGTGGTTAATGCAATAACTCAG GAGTTGTGTAGCAATACTCTTGAGTGTGTTATCAATAGGTTGAAAATGGCAGCTCAAAATTTTCTTTCGCTCGAAACAAGTGGAAGGAGCTCACAAGATAGGAGAGACGTTATGATTAAATTACATTGTATTTTTCAAGATAATCACATTTTTATCACAAGACTTATTATTTTGTCATTAATTGATTATATTTGTGATAAAACATAG
- the LOC132640648 gene encoding uncharacterized protein LOC132640648 isoform X2 yields MKLTKYHYFISILRGKIIIALRATTFLVKLEKSPGILRFDCSPQLGSGSPSEFGQKSFFLAGVVNAITQELCSNTLECVINRLKMAAQNFLSLETSGRSSQDRRDVMIKLHCIFQDNHIFITRLIILSLIDYICDKT; encoded by the exons ATGAAGTTGACTAAATACCATTATTTCATCTCCATACTTAGAGGAAAGATAATCATAGCTCTAAGAGCTACCACATTCTTGGTGAAACTAGAAAAAAG CCCAGGTATCCTAAGATTTGATTGCTCCCCTCAATTGGGAAGTGGCAGCCCTTCCGAATTTGGACAAAAATCTTTTTTCCTTGCTGGTGTGGTTAATGCAATAACTCAG GAGTTGTGTAGCAATACTCTTGAGTGTGTTATCAATAGGTTGAAAATGGCAGCTCAAAATTTTCTTTCGCTCGAAACAAGTGGAAGGAGCTCACAAGATAGGAGAGACGTTATGATTAAATTACATTGTATTTTTCAAGATAATCACATTTTTATCACAAGACTTATTATTTTGTCATTAATTGATTATATTTGTGATAAAACATAG